The nucleotide sequence CCAGGGAGGGTCACGGAACTGCATCGCATCATGCGTCATACTTCACGCCATCGCTGGCCGAACTGCACGTGAGCCGCCGGGGATGGACATGCactggacctcgccggaggtagtttgcggggagaggaggaagaaggaaaggagagaagggacgaCGTCTCGTAGGGGAGGGCAGAGAGCTCGACGCAGCCATAAAGGAAGGAGCTGCAGGAGGATCCTGTCGTATCCGTCTCCAGGGAGGTGTGGGGGGAGAGAGGTGGAGGATCTTGCCGGATCCATAACCGACTAGCACAGGAAAGGGAGGTGTAGGAGGATCCAGCCGGTGAgcaggcacggggggggggggatgtggAGGAGGATCCCGCCGGATCCGTCGTCGGGCAATCACAATAGGAGGGGGTGGAGGAGGGTCCTGTCGGATCCGTCGCCGGGCAGACACGGGAGGACGGAAATGGAGGTGGATCCTGCCGGATCCGTCGCCGGGCAGACACAGTAGGAGGGGGTGGAGGAGGATCCTGCCGGATCCATCGCCGGGCAGACCCAGAGGTGGGAGGTGGAGGAGATGGGGACGACCGCTGCGCCGCGGGATCCAGGGCGCCAGCGGGGCCATGGAAGGAAGAAGGCCGTGGGGCTGGTCCCGAgcggcggcgccggaggaaggagatGGTGGGGTGGGTCCCGAGCGGCGGCGCCGGAGGAAGTGGGTGGTACGGCGGGCCCCAGGAGCTGGTGGGAGaggaagaagggaggaaggaggcgggCGCGTTAGTGTGGGGTAGGGGCGGCGCTGGTGGTCACCATGGTAGCGCCGGTGGGAGGGAGCAGATGCAGTGGGGTTAGTGGGTTTGGTGGTTGGATCGGGGGTAGTGGGGTGCGGCTGCGTGATTAGTTTGTAGCTACGAGCCGTAcgaggtgttatcagaataagtgTTTTGATGTGcataataaggtcttaaggggtgttatcataataaggtcttaaggggtgttatatatatatatatatatatatatatatatatatatatatatatatatatatatatatatatatatatatatatatatatatatccccaccacatgatgcttgcaaaagagaaaaacaaaaaggaatagaggggaacactattgactcttgcacgaaaagtaaatacataaaaataaaatataggcccttcgtagaATGAATCAGAGGTTGTCATGCTCTTAAGGGCTCATTCGTCCAAAAGTTTTACATAGTTGAATTCAAAACAAATATTCATATGCGAGTTGTTTGATTTGTACACGAGCGAAGGAAAACGAGATTCATTTCGTCATTAAAAAAAGACCTTGGTAAGTGCCACATTTAGGGTATGAACATATGGCAATTCCGAACATTTTTTAGGACAAGTTTAGTGATAtgaggatgacaactttagttgtaaGCATGATGATTTTTTTTCGGATGACAAGTTTCAGTTTTTATtggatttctttttttttctttttggacaGCAACTTTATTTAGTTTTAAAAAATTCAGGACCGGGGTGCTTCGTACCACACCTGTGTCACTTATCATTTGAAAAGATAAAAGAAAAACTAGATTAGCAGAGAGCCGGCAACCCAAATCGATCGGCACCGGCGCTGGTGAACCAGCGAGGTCCGGAGCCAATAATTGAGGAGGAGCAGACGATGGGATCGGAACGGCGCTGCTGGAATTCGAGTGCCCGATTAAAAAAAGGGGAAAGGAAAGGAGACGGGCGGAGCCTCCGCCGATGGAAAGGAGACGGAGGAGGTTACACGGCGCACGGCCACGCGGCCACGCCGCGCGCGGGCGGGAGGGAGGGAGAGCGGTGGGTGGCTGGCCTGGCCCCGGCCCCCCGCACCGCGGCCTCGAGTGCCCACCACGGCACGGGCCGCACGACGCGGCGCCGTGCGGTGCGGTGCCTCTGCCCCCGCCCGTGCCGTGCCATTACCCACCCCTTACCGCCCGCccacccgccgccccgcccgcgACGCGACAAACCCCGCTCCAAGCAAAAACCACCACCGCATCTCGCACCGCACCGCCACGCCCCACGCGGCTGCCGCGGCCGCTGCCCCTCCACAGCCGGTCGTTCCTTTCACCGCGCGGCCCACCCCACCCACGCCCGCCAGCGGGCGGGCGCCCGCGGCCCACCTCCACCGCACCGCGCCTCCTTATATGACCggttctccacctcctcctcctccgttccccatctccaccaccaccaccaaaccctagccgccgtgctgcgaccatgtcctcctcctcgtcgctcaAGCAGGACGACGTCccctcctcgccggagctccccCCGCTGGCCGCGCCAGGCatcgcggcggcggccgccgcggccgcggccgccgcttcgtccggcggcggagggggaggggtaggggcgggcggcggctccgggagGAGGCTGCCCCCGCCGTGCTGGACGCACGAGGAGACCCTCGCGCTAATCGAGGCGTACCGTGACAAGTGGGAGGCGCTCAAGAAGGGCAACCTGCGGGCGGCAGACTGGGACGAGGTCGCCGGCGCCGTCACCGCCCGCTGCGGGAGGTTCCCCACCGCCACCTACAAGTCCGGCGTGCAGTGCCGCCACAAGATCGAGAAGCTCCGCAAGCGGTACCGCGCCGAGCGGACGCGCTCCATGGGGCGCTCCAAGGGCCCCAAGTGGCCCTTCTTCCCGCTCCTCCACGACCTCGCCGGCGGCGGGGTCCCCGACGCCAGCCCCAACCCCATCATCAAGATCAAGCCCAGGGGAAACGCCACCCCGGCGTCCCCTTCCCCCGTGTCGTCCCCCTCGTCCGAGGACGCCGGGCGGAGCAGGAGCCTCCACGGCCTCATCTCCAACGGCGGGGGCGGCAGCGGGCTGCGCTTCACCATCCCCAAGGCTTCGCGCACCAAGCCGGGGGTCCCGCGGGAGGCGAGGCCGGACCGGGACAGGGGCGAGGAGGACCCGGAGGCggaggccatggcggaggtggcgtcGGCACTGAGGGCCGTCGGCGAGGGGTTCCTGAGGATGGAGGAGCGCAGGCTGGAGCTCTCGCTCCAGATGGAGAAGGAGCGGATGGAGTCGGAGATGAAGCGCACCCAGGCGCTGCTCGACGCGCAGCAGCTCTTTGTCGAGGCGTTCCTCGGCAAGCAGCAGCCGCACCACAAGAAGCTGGTCTCCTCCGCCGCTGCTATGGAGGAGGATTGAGAACTAGAGCTCCGGCGCAGCCTCAGCTCAACTCCGTGTTGATGGATGCTTGCTGGCTTTGTTAGTTAACTCCGTGTTGATGTGATGTTTCTACTCTTCTTGTGTTTGGATG is from Triticum aestivum cultivar Chinese Spring chromosome 1B, IWGSC CS RefSeq v2.1, whole genome shotgun sequence and encodes:
- the LOC123128221 gene encoding trihelix transcription factor ASIL1 translates to MSSSSSLKQDDVPSSPELPPLAAPGIAAAAAAAAAAASSGGGGGGVGAGGGSGRRLPPPCWTHEETLALIEAYRDKWEALKKGNLRAADWDEVAGAVTARCGRFPTATYKSGVQCRHKIEKLRKRYRAERTRSMGRSKGPKWPFFPLLHDLAGGGVPDASPNPIIKIKPRGNATPASPSPVSSPSSEDAGRSRSLHGLISNGGGGSGLRFTIPKASRTKPGVPREARPDRDRGEEDPEAEAMAEVASALRAVGEGFLRMEERRLELSLQMEKERMESEMKRTQALLDAQQLFVEAFLGKQQPHHKKLVSSAAAMEED